In one Variovorax sp. V213 genomic region, the following are encoded:
- a CDS encoding substrate-binding domain-containing protein has translation MHEVHIKPQWTIRQPDGAALAPRVIELLVKVLEHGSLSSACTASGVSYRHAWELIRQGETLFGQPLVAMQRGKGSSLTPLGEKLVWADRRITARLSPLLDSLASELGAEIEKLIPTAPTLLRIHASHGFAIEALHGFLAAAQVPGDLRYCGSEEAVASLHHGSCDVAGFHVPLGAFEGEAVAHYGAWLNPDTQKVIGMATRHQGLMVAPGNPKKIYTLADLARPGVRFINRQAGSGTRYLFDLQLREQGIAPESIKGYEQCEFTHAAVAAFVASGMADAGYGVETPARQFKLDFISNQVERYFLLCDERSLAAPIVQRMLAILRSDAYQEAVNRLPGYQAVNCGRVLSLAEAFESLRPGPPTRRGPRSVA, from the coding sequence ATGCATGAAGTGCACATCAAGCCGCAATGGACCATTCGCCAGCCCGACGGTGCGGCGCTGGCGCCGCGGGTGATCGAACTGCTGGTGAAGGTGCTGGAGCACGGCAGCCTGTCGAGCGCCTGCACCGCGAGCGGCGTGTCCTACCGCCATGCCTGGGAACTCATCCGCCAGGGCGAAACCCTGTTCGGCCAGCCCCTGGTGGCCATGCAGCGGGGCAAAGGCTCCAGCCTGACCCCGCTGGGCGAGAAGCTGGTGTGGGCCGACCGCCGCATCACGGCGCGCCTGTCGCCGCTGCTGGATTCGCTGGCGTCCGAGCTGGGCGCCGAGATCGAGAAGCTGATCCCCACCGCGCCGACCCTGCTGCGCATTCACGCCAGCCACGGCTTCGCCATCGAGGCGCTGCACGGCTTCCTGGCTGCGGCGCAGGTGCCGGGCGATCTGCGCTACTGCGGCAGCGAAGAAGCCGTGGCCTCGCTGCACCACGGCAGTTGCGACGTGGCGGGCTTTCACGTGCCGCTCGGCGCGTTCGAGGGCGAGGCCGTCGCCCATTACGGCGCTTGGCTCAACCCGGACACGCAGAAAGTCATCGGCATGGCCACGCGGCACCAGGGCTTGATGGTGGCGCCGGGCAACCCGAAGAAGATCTACACGCTGGCCGACCTGGCGCGTCCCGGCGTCCGTTTCATCAACCGGCAGGCGGGCTCGGGCACGCGCTACCTGTTCGACCTGCAGCTGCGTGAGCAGGGCATCGCGCCCGAATCGATCAAGGGCTACGAGCAATGCGAATTCACGCATGCGGCCGTGGCGGCCTTCGTGGCCAGTGGCATGGCCGATGCGGGCTATGGCGTGGAGACGCCGGCGCGCCAGTTCAAGCTGGACTTCATCTCCAACCAGGTGGAGCGCTACTTCCTGCTGTGCGACGAGCGTTCGCTCGCCGCGCCCATCGTGCAGCGGATGCTGGCCATCCTGCGCAGCGATGCCTACCAGGAGGCGGTGAACCGGCTGCCGGGCTACCAGGCGGTGAACTGCGGCCGCGTGCTGTCGCTGGCGGAGGCCTTCGAGTCGCTTCGCCCGGGGCCGCCCACCAGGCGCGGCCCGCGTTCAGTCGCCTGA
- the norR gene encoding nitric oxide reductase transcriptional regulator NorR, with product MTTNSVNKTTNEAAGPAASASEGGRYRSLLAAARGLVQCDAAALLRLDGDVLRPVAADGLSDETLGRQFPIASHPRFARLLESGRGLRFAHDCGLPDPYDGLVAGQPGILPVHDCMGAPLRLHGTVWGLLTLDALEPGAFETVSPAQLDALVALFETGIEAAQTIKDMEARAMREQAVVQALRSGHGSARELLGSSSAMKQLCSEIDTVAASDLTVLLLGETGVGKDLVAQRLHAHSRRREQPLVQVNCAALPETLADSELFGHKRGAFTGAMQDRSGKFEIADGGTLFLDEVGELPLTVQAKLLRVLQSGEVQRPGSDRTLKVDVRVIAATNRDLPAAIAQGRFRADLYHRLSVYPLVVPPLRERGRDVVALAGGFLEENQHRLGARNLRLSPASKAALLAHSWPGNVRELEHVVSRASLRAFTEQRRGARWTAIEPHHLALDAAAAGSAQALSAPPLPSHAPAAAPAGAPAVLAAAGGTLREATEAFQRAWLADALARHHGHVANAAREAGVDRSNFHRMLRKLGMRPSASGD from the coding sequence ATGACCACAAACAGTGTCAATAAGACCACCAACGAGGCGGCCGGACCAGCCGCCTCGGCGAGCGAAGGCGGCCGATACCGCTCGCTTCTGGCCGCGGCGCGCGGCCTGGTGCAATGCGATGCCGCCGCGCTGCTGCGGCTGGACGGCGATGTCCTGCGGCCGGTGGCCGCGGACGGCCTGAGCGACGAGACCCTGGGCCGGCAGTTTCCGATCGCCTCGCACCCGCGCTTTGCGCGCCTGCTCGAGAGCGGCCGGGGCTTGCGCTTCGCCCACGACTGCGGCCTGCCCGATCCGTACGACGGCCTCGTGGCCGGCCAGCCGGGCATCCTGCCCGTGCACGACTGCATGGGCGCGCCGCTGCGCCTGCACGGCACCGTCTGGGGCCTGTTGACGCTGGATGCGCTCGAGCCTGGGGCCTTCGAGACCGTGAGCCCGGCGCAGCTCGATGCGCTGGTTGCCCTGTTCGAAACCGGCATCGAGGCCGCCCAGACCATCAAGGACATGGAAGCGCGCGCCATGCGCGAGCAGGCCGTCGTGCAGGCCCTGCGGTCGGGCCACGGTTCCGCGCGCGAGCTGCTGGGCAGCAGTAGCGCGATGAAGCAGCTGTGCAGCGAGATCGACACCGTCGCGGCCTCCGACCTCACCGTGCTGCTGCTCGGCGAGACCGGGGTCGGCAAGGACCTGGTGGCGCAGCGCCTGCATGCGCATTCGCGCCGCCGCGAGCAGCCGCTGGTGCAGGTGAACTGCGCGGCGCTGCCCGAGACGCTGGCCGACAGCGAGCTCTTCGGCCACAAGCGCGGCGCGTTCACCGGCGCGATGCAGGACCGCAGCGGCAAGTTCGAGATCGCCGACGGCGGCACGCTCTTTCTCGACGAGGTCGGGGAGCTGCCGCTGACGGTGCAGGCCAAGCTGCTGCGCGTGCTGCAAAGCGGCGAGGTGCAGCGGCCCGGCAGCGACCGCACGCTGAAGGTCGACGTGCGCGTGATTGCGGCCACCAACCGCGACCTGCCGGCGGCGATCGCGCAAGGGCGCTTTCGCGCCGACCTCTACCACCGGCTCTCGGTCTATCCGCTGGTGGTGCCGCCGCTGCGCGAGCGCGGGCGCGACGTGGTGGCGCTGGCCGGCGGCTTTCTGGAAGAAAACCAGCATCGCCTGGGGGCGCGCAATCTGCGCTTGTCACCGGCCTCGAAGGCCGCCCTCCTGGCGCACAGCTGGCCCGGCAACGTGCGCGAACTCGAGCACGTGGTCAGCCGCGCGTCGCTGCGGGCGTTCACGGAGCAGCGCCGCGGCGCGCGCTGGACGGCGATCGAGCCGCATCACCTGGCGCTCGACGCTGCGGCTGCCGGCAGTGCCCAGGCACTGTCCGCGCCACCCCTGCCCTCCCACGCGCCCGCGGCGGCTCCGGCGGGCGCCCCCGCGGTGCTTGCCGCCGCGGGCGGCACGTTGCGCGAAGCCACGGAGGCGTTCCAGCGGGCGTGGCTTGCGGACGCGCTGGCGCGGCATCACGGACACGTGGCCAACGCCGCGCGCGAGGCCGGCGTCGATCGCAGCAACTTCCATCGGATGCTGCGCAAGCTCGGCATGCGGCCGTCCGCGTCAGGCGACTGA
- the hmpA gene encoding NO-inducible flavohemoprotein: MNPQTIAIVKATVPALQAHGEAITSHFYRIMFESHPEVKAFFNEAHQAAGSQARALAGAVLAYAAHIDRLDEIAGALPRIIQKHAALGVLPEHYPVVGACLLRAIKDVLGDAATDEIIAAWGEAYQSLAALLIAAEEEVYRANAAQTGGWRGEREFRVARREDESEIITSFYLEPTDGGPLLAFSPGQYLTLVLNIDGEPLRRNYSLSDAPGKPWYRISVKKEEGGKASNWLHDTAAVGTLLKVQAPCGDFVLQPAGEGTRPLVLVTGGVGITPAMSMLESVAHTGRPVHFIHAARHGGAHAFRARVDALAAKHANVKPLYVYDTPRDADRPHATGFVTRELLAQELPADRDVDLYFLGPKPFMKAVYASGLALGVPKQQLRYEFFGPLEALEA, encoded by the coding sequence ATGAACCCGCAGACCATCGCCATCGTCAAAGCCACCGTGCCCGCACTCCAGGCGCACGGAGAGGCCATCACCAGCCACTTCTACCGGATCATGTTCGAGAGCCATCCGGAAGTGAAGGCGTTCTTCAACGAGGCGCACCAGGCCGCCGGCAGCCAGGCGCGCGCACTCGCGGGCGCGGTGCTGGCCTATGCCGCGCACATCGATCGCCTCGATGAAATCGCCGGCGCGCTGCCGCGCATCATCCAGAAGCACGCCGCGCTGGGCGTGCTGCCCGAACACTATCCGGTCGTCGGCGCCTGCCTGCTGCGCGCCATCAAGGACGTGCTCGGCGACGCCGCGACCGACGAGATCATCGCGGCATGGGGCGAGGCCTACCAATCGCTGGCGGCGCTTCTCATTGCCGCGGAGGAAGAGGTCTACCGTGCCAACGCCGCGCAGACTGGCGGCTGGCGCGGCGAGCGCGAGTTCCGCGTCGCCCGGCGCGAGGACGAGAGCGAAATCATCACCTCGTTCTACCTGGAGCCGACCGACGGCGGTCCGCTGCTGGCGTTCTCGCCGGGGCAGTACCTCACGCTGGTGCTGAACATCGACGGCGAACCCTTGCGGCGCAACTATTCGCTGTCCGATGCACCGGGCAAGCCCTGGTACCGCATCAGCGTCAAGAAGGAAGAGGGCGGCAAGGCATCGAACTGGCTGCACGACACCGCGGCCGTCGGCACGCTGCTGAAGGTGCAGGCGCCTTGCGGCGACTTCGTGCTGCAGCCTGCGGGCGAGGGCACACGTCCGCTCGTGCTGGTGACGGGCGGCGTGGGCATCACGCCGGCCATGAGCATGCTCGAATCGGTGGCGCACACCGGCCGCCCGGTGCATTTCATTCACGCGGCGCGGCATGGCGGTGCCCATGCGTTCCGTGCGCGCGTCGATGCGCTGGCGGCCAAGCACGCCAACGTGAAGCCGCTCTACGTCTACGACACGCCGCGCGATGCCGACCGGCCGCATGCCACGGGCTTCGTCACGCGCGAATTGCTGGCGCAGGAGCTGCCGGCCGACCGCGACGTGGATCTCTACTTCCTCGGCCCGAAGCCTTTCATGAAGGCGGTGTACGCCAGCGGCCTGGCCCTCGGCGTGCCGAAGCAGCAGCTGCGCTACGAGTTCTTCGGACCGCTGGAGGCACTGGAGGCCTGA
- a CDS encoding DUF1330 domain-containing protein — MTAYLIAQTEIQDHETYDKYKAQVLPVIQKFGGRFIVRGGTLEVLEGDWKPSRLVVIEFPSMQHIRDWFASPEYAPLLALRQPAAVDYLVAVEGC; from the coding sequence ATGACCGCCTACCTGATTGCGCAGACCGAGATCCAGGACCACGAGACCTATGACAAGTACAAGGCGCAGGTCTTGCCCGTCATACAGAAATTCGGCGGCCGCTTCATCGTGCGCGGCGGCACGCTCGAAGTGCTCGAGGGCGACTGGAAGCCCAGCCGCCTGGTGGTGATCGAATTTCCTTCGATGCAGCACATCCGCGACTGGTTCGCCTCGCCCGAGTATGCGCCGCTGCTGGCGCTGCGGCAGCCGGCGGCGGTCGACTACCTGGTGGCGGTCGAGGGCTGCTGA
- a CDS encoding class I SAM-dependent methyltransferase: MTNPLIAPTVDAQAFKTAIRSEWDHAAPGWNGHAPQIRQWLDRATGAMLEMAGVTKGARVLDVAAGAGDQTLDVAQRVGPDGFVLATDLSPVILGLAQDNARRAGYANVQTEVSDGENLPVEAASFDAVVCRLGLMFFPDPLQGLREMHRALRPGGGACTLVFGRPERNPCVTTLMSTAMKHAGLAPRDPFQPGTLLSLGRPGLIDELFKEAGFTEVATTTIDAPFKLPSARHYLDFVQASASPVRQILGRLDAGAAAAAWAEMEERLAAFNTASGWEGPNELLLTAGCRSPLQQPSTATR; encoded by the coding sequence ATGACGAACCCGTTGATCGCACCCACAGTGGACGCGCAAGCGTTCAAGACCGCCATCCGCAGCGAGTGGGACCACGCAGCCCCGGGGTGGAACGGCCACGCCCCGCAGATACGGCAGTGGCTGGACCGCGCCACCGGGGCCATGCTCGAAATGGCCGGCGTCACAAAGGGCGCGCGCGTCCTCGACGTGGCCGCCGGCGCAGGCGACCAGACCCTCGACGTGGCGCAGCGGGTCGGGCCCGATGGCTTCGTGCTCGCGACCGATCTGTCGCCCGTGATCCTGGGCTTGGCGCAGGACAACGCCCGGCGCGCTGGCTATGCCAACGTGCAGACCGAAGTGTCCGACGGCGAAAACCTCCCGGTCGAAGCGGCCAGCTTCGACGCCGTGGTTTGCAGGCTCGGGTTGATGTTCTTTCCGGACCCGCTGCAGGGCCTGCGCGAGATGCACCGTGCGCTCAGGCCCGGAGGTGGTGCCTGCACGCTGGTGTTCGGAAGGCCCGAGCGCAATCCGTGCGTCACGACCCTGATGTCGACGGCGATGAAGCATGCGGGGCTGGCGCCGCGCGACCCGTTTCAGCCCGGCACCCTGCTGAGCCTGGGCCGGCCGGGGCTGATCGACGAGCTGTTCAAGGAGGCCGGCTTCACCGAGGTGGCCACCACGACGATCGATGCGCCGTTCAAGCTGCCCTCGGCGCGCCACTACCTGGATTTCGTTCAAGCGTCGGCAAGCCCGGTCCGGCAGATCCTGGGCCGGTTGGACGCCGGTGCCGCCGCCGCCGCATGGGCCGAGATGGAGGAGCGCCTCGCCGCCTTCAATACTGCGTCCGGCTGGGAAGGCCCGAACGAACTCCTGCTGACCGCGGGGTGCCGATCGCCGCTTCAGCAGCCCTCGACCGCCACCAGGTAG
- a CDS encoding LysR family transcriptional regulator, which produces MFDWNDLKYFLAVAHHHSTLAAGRALKVNQSTVQRRLAELERRLGRPLVQRHPTGYRLTEFGEALLPYAEGVAQAVAALERQLESVRLEAVGVIRVTCPEPLVYRITQTTLLDRFHARYPGLRVEFVMSDKYLDLMKGEADVALRSGDTEDNELVGRKIGDSLWAVYASRAYIERCGQPDRIEALAQHDLVGFDETMANHRAAKWLRDVAPGGRVVARNNSVLGLLYSVKAGVGIAPLPTAIADAEPELVRVLGPVPELARIWRLLTRADLRHTPRVAAFFDFMIEEIDTLRPIITG; this is translated from the coding sequence ATGTTCGACTGGAACGACCTCAAGTACTTTCTGGCCGTGGCCCACCACCACAGCACGCTGGCCGCGGGCCGGGCGTTGAAGGTGAACCAGTCCACCGTCCAGCGCCGGCTCGCCGAGCTCGAGCGCCGCCTCGGGCGCCCGCTCGTGCAGCGCCATCCCACCGGCTACCGGCTGACCGAGTTCGGCGAGGCGCTGCTGCCCTATGCCGAGGGCGTCGCGCAGGCCGTGGCCGCGCTTGAACGGCAACTCGAATCGGTCAGGCTCGAAGCGGTGGGCGTGATCCGCGTGACCTGCCCCGAGCCGCTGGTCTACCGCATCACGCAGACGACACTGCTCGACCGCTTTCATGCGCGGTACCCCGGGCTGCGCGTCGAGTTCGTGATGAGCGACAAGTACCTCGACCTGATGAAGGGCGAAGCGGACGTCGCCCTGCGCTCCGGCGATACCGAGGACAACGAACTGGTCGGGCGCAAGATCGGCGACTCGCTCTGGGCGGTGTATGCAAGCCGCGCCTACATCGAACGCTGCGGCCAGCCCGATCGGATCGAGGCGCTCGCGCAGCACGACCTGGTCGGGTTCGACGAGACGATGGCCAACCATCGTGCAGCCAAGTGGTTGCGCGACGTGGCTCCCGGCGGCAGGGTGGTTGCGCGCAACAACAGCGTGCTCGGCCTGCTCTATTCCGTGAAAGCCGGCGTGGGCATTGCGCCGCTGCCTACCGCCATTGCCGATGCGGAGCCCGAACTCGTGCGCGTGCTCGGTCCCGTGCCCGAGCTGGCGCGGATCTGGCGGCTTCTGACCCGTGCCGACCTGCGGCACACGCCGCGCGTCGCTGCATTCTTCGACTTCATGATCGAAGAGATCGATACGCTGCGGCCGATCATCACGGGATAG
- a CDS encoding fumarylacetoacetate hydrolase family protein produces MTTPYLWTPPPIPSLPVRGKSERLPVNRLFFVGRNYHAHAIEMGRPVDKTVEVPFYFTKSLPTLVESGATVAYPPGTQNYHFEMELVLVVGAPGFRVSRADAHKLIYGYACGLDMTRRDLQLVARDKGRPWDLGKDVEQSSVVSEVVPMAGTVLDQGALALSVNGQERQRSDLSKLIWNIPELIEDLSKFYHLQPGDLIFTGTPEGVGALRPGDRVEGSVAGVGEITLTVGPAE; encoded by the coding sequence ATGACTACCCCCTATCTCTGGACCCCTCCTCCCATCCCTTCGCTGCCGGTGCGCGGCAAGTCGGAGCGCCTGCCCGTCAACCGGCTGTTCTTCGTCGGCCGCAACTATCACGCCCACGCCATCGAGATGGGCCGACCGGTCGACAAGACGGTGGAGGTGCCGTTCTATTTCACCAAGAGCCTGCCGACGCTGGTCGAATCAGGCGCCACCGTGGCCTATCCACCCGGGACGCAGAACTACCACTTCGAAATGGAGCTGGTGCTCGTCGTCGGAGCGCCGGGCTTTCGCGTCAGCCGCGCCGACGCCCACAAGCTGATCTACGGGTACGCCTGCGGCCTGGACATGACGCGGCGCGACCTGCAACTCGTGGCCCGCGACAAGGGCCGGCCCTGGGATCTCGGCAAGGACGTGGAGCAGTCGTCGGTGGTGTCCGAGGTCGTCCCCATGGCCGGCACGGTGCTCGACCAGGGTGCGCTGGCACTGAGCGTGAACGGCCAGGAGCGCCAGCGCTCCGATCTCTCCAAGCTGATCTGGAACATCCCCGAACTGATCGAGGATCTTTCGAAGTTCTACCACCTGCAGCCTGGCGACCTGATCTTCACCGGCACGCCGGAAGGCGTGGGCGCGCTCCGGCCGGGCGATCGCGTCGAAGGCAGCGTTGCGGGCGTGGGCGAGATCACGCTCACGGTCGGCCCGGCCGAGTGA
- a CDS encoding NAD(P)/FAD-dependent oxidoreductase has translation MTTETIVIVGAGQAGGWAAQTLRSEGFAGRVVLIGDEPHRPYERPPLSKAVLSGDAHADTTHLLKPEAFDALGIDWRPNVGATFIDRAAKRLRLTHGADVAYDKLILCNGGRARRLNIPGADLPGVFSLRSIEDAAALGAALSAGKRLLVVGGGWIGLEVAATARKKGLDVTVVEAMGRLCERTVPPEISDYLLQLHTAHGVDVRLGTGIERLAQNAQGSLTASLGDGRELECDAVLIGVGLVPNDELAREAGLACDGGVLVDSQCRTSDPDILAAGDVAAWHCEWAGRRMRLESWQNAQEQGIAAARAALGTAVNHQPLPWFWSDQYDVNLQIYGMPTPAHRAVVRGDRNSSSFVMFFLDADKVVAALGPNAARDLRFARRLIERRTSVDAAQLADLQVPLAKL, from the coding sequence ATGACCACCGAAACCATCGTCATCGTGGGCGCCGGCCAAGCCGGCGGCTGGGCCGCGCAGACGCTGCGCAGCGAGGGCTTCGCGGGCCGCGTGGTGCTGATCGGCGACGAGCCGCATCGTCCCTACGAACGCCCGCCGCTGTCCAAGGCGGTGCTCTCCGGAGACGCCCATGCGGACACCACGCACCTGCTGAAACCGGAAGCCTTCGATGCGCTCGGCATCGACTGGCGGCCGAACGTCGGCGCGACCTTCATCGACAGGGCTGCGAAGCGGCTTCGCCTCACGCATGGAGCGGACGTTGCCTATGACAAGCTGATCCTCTGCAACGGCGGACGGGCGCGCCGGCTGAATATTCCCGGTGCGGATCTGCCCGGCGTCTTCTCCTTGCGCAGCATCGAGGATGCGGCGGCGCTCGGTGCCGCACTGTCTGCCGGCAAGCGGTTGCTCGTCGTCGGGGGCGGCTGGATCGGCCTCGAAGTGGCCGCCACGGCCAGGAAGAAGGGCCTGGACGTGACCGTCGTGGAAGCGATGGGCCGGTTGTGCGAGCGCACCGTTCCGCCCGAAATCTCCGACTACCTGCTGCAGCTGCACACCGCCCATGGCGTCGATGTCCGCCTGGGCACGGGAATCGAGCGCCTGGCGCAGAACGCGCAAGGCAGCCTCACGGCCTCGTTAGGCGACGGGCGCGAACTCGAATGCGACGCTGTCCTCATCGGTGTCGGCCTGGTTCCCAACGACGAACTCGCACGCGAGGCAGGCCTGGCCTGCGATGGCGGCGTGCTGGTCGATTCGCAATGCCGCACATCGGATCCCGACATCCTGGCCGCGGGCGACGTGGCGGCATGGCATTGCGAATGGGCCGGGCGGCGGATGCGGCTCGAGTCCTGGCAGAACGCCCAGGAACAAGGCATCGCCGCTGCGCGCGCCGCGCTCGGCACCGCGGTCAATCATCAGCCGCTGCCCTGGTTCTGGTCGGACCAGTACGACGTCAACCTCCAGATCTACGGCATGCCCACGCCTGCGCATCGCGCGGTCGTGCGCGGCGATCGGAACTCCAGCAGCTTCGTGATGTTCTTCCTCGACGCCGACAAGGTGGTCGCGGCGCTGGGCCCCAACGCCGCGCGCGATCTGCGCTTTGCGCGGCGCCTGATCGAGCGCCGCACCAGCGTCGATGCGGCACAGCTCGCCGACCTCCAGGTGCCGCTCGCCAAGCTTTGA
- a CDS encoding non-heme iron oxygenase ferredoxin subunit, giving the protein MSEYQWTDAAPLDEVPTDDVIGMLVGGRDIALYNVDGQIYATDNVCTHGHARLCEGFLEGHEIECPLHQGKFDVRDGKPTCAPVTEAIRSYPVKIDAGRVFLSLD; this is encoded by the coding sequence ATGAGCGAATATCAATGGACCGATGCCGCACCCCTGGACGAGGTGCCCACCGATGACGTCATCGGCATGCTGGTCGGCGGGCGCGACATCGCGCTGTACAACGTGGACGGCCAGATCTACGCGACCGACAACGTGTGCACCCACGGCCATGCCCGCCTGTGCGAGGGCTTCCTGGAAGGGCACGAGATCGAGTGCCCCCTGCACCAGGGCAAGTTCGACGTGCGCGACGGCAAGCCGACCTGCGCCCCTGTGACCGAGGCAATCCGCTCGTACCCCGTGAAGATCGACGCGGGCCGCGTGTTCCTCTCGCTGGACTGA
- a CDS encoding nuclear transport factor 2 family protein, protein MNFQDYFDLTQLYARYAQAVSSGEWELWPEFFTDDCSYRLQPRENYDRGFPLATLSFESKGMLKDRVYGIRETLFHDPYYQRHVVGTPLVLKAEADRFECEANYAVFRTKLSELSSVFSVGRYIDVVVRTAEGLKFASRHVIYDSEMIPNSVIYPL, encoded by the coding sequence ATGAACTTCCAGGACTACTTCGACCTGACCCAGCTCTACGCACGCTACGCCCAAGCCGTGAGCTCCGGCGAATGGGAACTCTGGCCGGAATTCTTCACGGACGACTGCAGCTACCGCCTGCAGCCGCGCGAGAACTACGACCGCGGCTTTCCGCTTGCCACGCTGTCGTTCGAGAGCAAGGGGATGCTGAAGGACCGCGTCTACGGCATTCGCGAGACCTTGTTCCACGACCCCTACTACCAGCGCCACGTCGTCGGGACGCCGCTCGTGCTGAAGGCCGAGGCGGACCGCTTCGAGTGCGAAGCCAACTACGCGGTGTTCCGCACCAAGCTGTCCGAACTCTCGAGCGTCTTCAGCGTGGGGCGCTACATCGACGTCGTCGTGCGCACCGCCGAGGGACTGAAGTTCGCCTCGCGCCACGTCATCTACGACAGCGAAATGATCCCCAACTCCGTCATCTATCCCCTTTGA
- a CDS encoding aromatic ring-hydroxylating dioxygenase subunit alpha, with protein MDDTSTVFPQQIHWEDKGTSRIPFMAYTDADQHRRELERLFYRGHWCYVGLEAEIPEVGDFKRTVVGERSVIMVRDAEGSISVVENVCAHRGMQFCRERHGNRKASGFTCPYHQWNYSLGGDLQGVPFRRGVKQDGKVNGGMPADFKPADHGLNKLKVATRGGVVFASFDPDVESLEDFMGPEILGYFDRLFNGRKLTILGYNRQRIPGNWKLMQENIKDPYHPGLLHTWFVTFGLWRADNKSELKMDSHHRHAAMISTRGASGKADQVTQVSSFKESMTLNDDRFLDIVPEPWWGGPTAVMMTLFPSVIFQQQVNSVSTRHIQPSGPGAFDFVWTHFGFEDDDDAMTLRRLRQANLFGPAGFVSADDGEVIELSQKGFEQKPFHRTLAELGGRDVGDTDHMVTETLIRGMYEYWRKVMEA; from the coding sequence ATGGATGACACATCAACAGTCTTTCCGCAGCAGATCCACTGGGAAGACAAAGGCACCAGCCGCATCCCCTTCATGGCCTATACCGATGCCGACCAGCACCGGCGTGAGCTCGAGCGCCTCTTCTACCGCGGCCACTGGTGCTACGTGGGCCTGGAGGCCGAGATTCCGGAGGTCGGCGATTTCAAGCGCACGGTGGTCGGCGAACGCTCGGTGATCATGGTCCGGGATGCCGAGGGCTCCATCAGCGTCGTCGAGAACGTGTGCGCGCACCGGGGCATGCAGTTCTGCCGCGAGCGGCACGGCAACCGCAAGGCCAGCGGGTTCACCTGCCCCTATCACCAGTGGAACTATTCGCTTGGCGGCGACCTGCAGGGGGTGCCCTTTCGCCGCGGCGTCAAGCAGGACGGCAAGGTCAACGGCGGAATGCCGGCTGACTTCAAGCCTGCCGACCACGGCCTCAACAAGCTGAAGGTTGCAACGCGCGGCGGCGTCGTGTTCGCGTCGTTCGATCCGGACGTCGAATCGCTCGAGGACTTCATGGGCCCGGAGATCCTGGGCTACTTCGACCGGCTGTTCAACGGCCGCAAGCTGACGATCCTCGGCTACAACCGCCAGCGCATTCCCGGCAACTGGAAGCTGATGCAGGAGAACATCAAGGACCCGTACCACCCGGGCCTGCTGCACACGTGGTTCGTCACCTTCGGGCTCTGGCGGGCGGACAACAAGTCGGAGCTGAAGATGGACAGCCATCACCGGCACGCCGCCATGATCTCGACCCGCGGCGCCAGCGGCAAGGCAGACCAGGTCACCCAGGTGTCGAGCTTCAAGGAAAGCATGACGCTCAACGACGACCGCTTCCTGGACATCGTGCCCGAGCCATGGTGGGGCGGCCCCACGGCGGTGATGATGACGCTGTTCCCGAGCGTGATCTTCCAGCAGCAGGTCAACAGTGTCTCGACCCGGCATATCCAGCCGAGCGGACCGGGCGCCTTCGATTTCGTCTGGACGCACTTCGGCTTCGAGGACGACGACGATGCGATGACCTTGCGGCGGCTGCGCCAGGCCAATCTCTTCGGGCCGGCGGGCTTCGTCTCGGCCGACGACGGGGAGGTGATCGAGCTTTCGCAGAAAGGCTTCGAACAGAAGCCGTTCCACCGCACGCTCGCCGAGCTTGGCGGACGCGACGTCGGCGACACGGACCACATGGTCACCGAGACCCTGATCCGGGGCATGTACGAATACTGGCGCAAGGTCATGGAGGCTTGA